The Phycisphaerales bacterium genome segment TTGTCGAAGTCGGCGGAACACGGGAGCACGGTGACGCTTGCCTCGAGCGGTGGGAGGGTGGCGCACGCGTTAGAAACCGTGCACTGAATGGTGAACCTCGCGAAGCCGCCGGGGGCGCGGACGCCGCGAAGGGTGAGGTTGGGGCTTGACGCGCCGGTGATCTCTCGCGCCATCGGAGCGTCGATCATGTCGGTGAGTAGCGTGCTGCCGAAGCGCCATTGATACGACAGCGGCTCGATGCTTTCGGCGCCCACACTAAGCGTCACATCAGCGCCGGCGTTGACCGTCACCGACGCGGGGCGGACGAGCAGGCGCGGCGGCGCGGGGCTGGAGGCGAGCACGATTGTGTCGCCTCGCACGACCGTTCCCTGGCCGCCGAACATGAGCATCCGCCCGCGGAGTGAGTCGTACGCCATGGGCGCCCCATAGCGGTACAGCGATGAGTGGGCCTGGCGTTGGTACCAGAACCAACCGTTCCACTCCATCACGCTGGAGTAGGTTGCTAAGGGCGATCCGCCGCCGTGCATGACGACGGCACGCCGAACCGGGTCGTATGCGAAGCCAGCGTTGGCCCGGCCGAGCGAACCACCAAGTTCAAGGCGCTGGATGAATGGTACCCAGTCATGACCATCCCACTCCCATGTCTCGTCAGGCGGCCCGTACACCGAAGCGGGTGACAGGAATAGGACGAGCCGTTGTCGCCCGGTGTCAAATGACATCCGTGCCGAAGATGCCGCGCGCGGACCATCAGCCAATCGCGACCAGCTTTCACCACTCCACAGCCATTGCTCTGCCGAGGGTTGTCCCGCCACCTGACCGCCGTAGAGCAGAACTCCTTGGCGTGCGGGATCGAAGGTCATGGCGTGCCCGGACCGCGGCGATGGCCCGACGACAGCACGGAGGGCCCACGCGTCACCGTCCCACTCCCAGGTCTCTGGCGAGAGTGACTGGGCTCCCCCTCCAAACATGACTACGCGTTGGCGGATCGGGTCATAGGCCATCACAGCGCGGGTACGCCCCGACGGCCCTGCGCCTTCGTATTGACGCCAGGTTTCTCCGTTCCACAGCCAGGTATCACCGAGAGGTGAGGTCCAGGAGTTCGTCTGATACCCGCCGAAGAGGACCATCTCGTCACGCGCAGCGTCGTATGCCATCGCGTGGTCCTGACGGTTGCTGGGTGCGACGGGACCCCGCTTCGTCCACTGCTGTCCGTCCCATTCCCAGGTGTCGTTGAAGTCGCCGTAAGACTTCGTCGGAGCCAGTGTCCCGCCCATAAGCATGATGCGATTCGTGATGGGGTTATGGACCATCCCCGCACCGGCACGGCCGGGCGGGCCCGGCACCTGCAGCCGGGACCAGCCCGTGCCGTCCCAGGCCCACGTGTCATCGGGCATCACAGTGGGGTTGGTGCCTGCCATTCCGCCGAAGAGGATCAGGCGTTGAGTCGACGGGTCGTACGCCGCGGAAGCCATCACCCGCGGCGATGGACCTTGCACCTGGCGCTGCGTCCAGGCCTCGCCATCCCACTCCCACGTATCGCTGAGGTAAATGACCACTCCAGCATAGCGGTACCCGCCGAAGAGAACGACACGCTGGCGGGCCGCGTCGTAAGCGAGCGTCGCGCCCCAGCGGTCACCGGGGCCGACGGTGGTGCGCAGCGTCCATGAAAGCCCATCCCACTCCCACGTCTGCCCGACGCCGGAGCC includes the following:
- a CDS encoding immunoglobulin domain-containing protein; its protein translation is MLNRWLPLLVIALTCARSVAQCGEWTVALPEQPRNTAAPIFLDTTQNKVGLFELAPGSNEQMCLWQWNGQYWVPGAPLSTPVPWRGQFKHAYDAARQQLVCVARAASGSRTLLWNGATWTSAQVASPPWNVEPSMTFDVARGRVVYFSGSGVGQTWEWDGLSWTLRTTVGPGDRWGATLAYDAARQRVVLFGGYRYAGVVIYLSDTWEWDGEAWTQRQVQGPSPRVMASAAYDPSTQRLILFGGMAGTNPTVMPDDTWAWDGTGWSRLQVPGPPGRAGAGMVHNPITNRIMLMGGTLAPTKSYGDFNDTWEWDGQQWTKRGPVAPSNRQDHAMAYDAARDEMVLFGGYQTNSWTSPLGDTWLWNGETWRQYEGAGPSGRTRAVMAYDPIRQRVVMFGGGAQSLSPETWEWDGDAWALRAVVGPSPRSGHAMTFDPARQGVLLYGGQVAGQPSAEQWLWSGESWSRLADGPRAASSARMSFDTGRQRLVLFLSPASVYGPPDETWEWDGHDWVPFIQRLELGGSLGRANAGFAYDPVRRAVVMHGGGSPLATYSSVMEWNGWFWYQRQAHSSLYRYGAPMAYDSLRGRMLMFGGQGTVVRGDTIVLASSPAPPRLLVRPASVTVNAGADVTLSVGAESIEPLSYQWRFGSTLLTDMIDAPMAREITGASSPNLTLRGVRAPGGFARFTIQCTVSNACATLPPLEASVTVLPCSADFDNDGDAGTDQDIEAFFTCLGGHCCPTCGSADFNGDRDTGTDQDIEAFFRVLGGGHC